The genomic stretch TCCTATTCTTACATGCAGGGGACGTGGGTTGATCTCTAAACCAATTGTGGAGGACTTAATTGTGTCAAGTTAGGTGCTCTACTTTTTCTACTAGTCAAATCTTGCTTTAGTACTCTCCTTCCTGCATTTCTGCCTCTTGGTTTATTAGAGACATGGGAAGTCCAGAGCACTCCCGAGAACCTTGCCCTGATCGTATACTTGATGATGTTGGTGGAGCATTTGGTATGGGTGCTGTTGGAGGTTCTGCTTACCACTTCTTGAAAGGAATCTATAATTCTCCAAAAGGTGAGCGCCTAATTGGGGGTACTCAAGCAATACGTATGAATGCACCTCGTGTTGGGGGTAGTTTTGCTGTCTGGGGTGGACTATTTTCCACATTCGATTGCACAATGGTTTATCTTCGCCAGAAAGAGGATCCATGGAACTCAATTTTTGCTGGTGCAGCAACTGGTGGCCTTCTTCAGATGCGTCAAGGGTTTGGTGCTGCTTCAAGATCTGCAATGTTTGGTGGGGTATTGCTTGCTTTAATTGAGGGAGCTGGAATTATGGTAAATAAACTCATGAATGCTCAACAGATGCAACAGATGGAAATGCAAGTACCGCACATGGCAGGTGCACCTGGATATCCAATGGGTCAACTGCCTGGTCAAGCACCTGTAAATGTTGAGGGCCTAAGAACTGGATCTTCTGCGTCCTCTTCATCTGCCTCATCCTCCGGATCATCGTGGTTTGGGGGATTTTTTGGTGGTGGAAAGGAGGAGGAGGCAGGATCGAGCAGTGGAAGCAAAACTCAGGTCCTGGAGAGTTTTGATGCTCCAAGCCCACCAACATTTGAGTTCAAATAAGGTTGGTAAGTGGCATTTTATTCAATCAAGTTGAATCTGTCTCGCTTTTAGTATCCATAATCATGTATTAAATGATAGAAATTAAGTGAGTTTTACCTCTAAATTTAGTGAATCATGTCCTTGTATTAATGACGCAATTTCAATGATTTTGGTGTTTGATTTGTAGAAAATGCTAGATCTCAATGGGGTTAATGGCTTCTATTTTTTGGTTAGCACATTGCTAATACTAGCTATCAGTAAATGATAAAGTGCTTTATACATATTTTTTGGTGTAAAGTTTGAGAACTCCTAGGTTTGAGAAATGCCTAAGAAAGCCATAAAGAAAGCCAAGGCACTTTGTGGTACACAAAGAAAGCCAGGTATCAAAAGTGAGCTATTTGTGTGCCCCTTCTCTCTCCATGGTCCCAAAAAGGAAGTAAAAGAAAACCACGTAACAAAGAGAGGGATAAAGTGACCTATATACTATTTGAGCAATGATAATATACATGGTGTGGTTCATTTAATACATGATTACCATCTAATAAAATGTGCATCATTACATGGGCATTGTTAATTCCTTCCTCAATACCATCTAATGGATTTCTCTCTTCTCTTCCAGCAACAAATGTTGATGGTTATGATATCATAATTGGATCAAGCATTAGTTGAATGCCCAGAATTTATGGAAGTCTTGGATGGTGTGGTTTCCATACATGATTTTTACTTTGACTGCATGAGcttgatatttttagaaaataaccCACAACCTCTGTTCTTTCTCTGTTTGTGACACTGACTTGCGCGGGAATCCTCTGTATCTGAGCACTTGATTCTTACGCTGTTCTCTCTCTGGAACACAAACATTGTTTGAACTGTCTATGCATACGTCTCATAAGAATGCTACCTGGACTGTAGTACTTTGCTAAAAGGTAGAGGCCAGTTTGAGATATTTGCCTTGTCCATAGTCTTTTCTTTGATGAGTGAATGTCATGATCAAAATCTGTTCCTAATTTTGTGGGTAAGCTTCTCCTTATCAATAGTTTTCATGCTGGTTCCGGGTAATATAACTTTTGGTTGGACTAATTTTGGATTCCCAAGTGTTTGAGTTCTTCGTGGGTTGCTTGTGTAGGCTTTTGGCAAAGAAAAGGTGTCAGTTGATCCATGCGCCTTTGAAGTTTACAGGATGGGAAGACAGATTCTAATAACTACTGTTGTTGATTTACGTGTGCGGATTTTCGATTAGAAGTAGCTAAAATGCAGTACAGGTTGCCGTTTAATTTTGGTGAATGGAAGCTTTGTGTATTTTTGATGACTGTATTAATATAATGATAACCTATGAAGTTTTGAAATTGTCCAAATAATCCCAAAGCATGCTGTCTACCATCCAAGAATTGGAATGTTGTCATTATCTCTCTTCCCGAATGATAACAAATGTTCATGAAACTCTAAGCCGTTGTCTTTCAAAACTTGGATAAAGTCACTCGCCATCTTAATTTTTCTTGTTCCCCGTTTTTCCCATACAATTACCAGGAGCTCAAAAATCCTTGTACGATGACCCTTGTCAGTACTGTATAATTACACGATTGATTGAGTAGACTTGTTCATGGATCGAGTAATCAGTCCATATGCTTAACACCATTGATCTAACTAGCAACGAGGTCAGTTTGTGCTGCTTCTACGAGCCACATGGCGAACTCTTATCTTCAACCTAGTTTCATTAACGAGGTGAATCTGCTGCATCGAACCATGTAGCTCGGAGGAAAGAACAAGGTTTTCATCAGTATTCTTGTCCATTTAACTCGAATCTTTCCACCATCTTCCAAAGACTGATGCCAGTTCGTATTGAACAAACCATGTTGCCTAAATGAAAGTCCAATCAAGACAGGCAAGAGTTTATGCTCCGTGTTGGTGCATGAGATCGTGGTCATAGCTTTTTGTTCGAAGGTTGTTCAAAAAGGAATGGGTTCTGTAATGACCTCGTATTTGACTGATCGAATGAAGTATAATGGACGCTTTATGCTCATTGAAAGTGCAAAAAATGCACCAAGACTGCATAGTTCTTTTCAACTTCTCATTCAGTTTCTTTTTGTCATTTCTCTGCTTTTGTGCTTATCTTTTAATTCTTCTGGACCGCACACTACCCAACAAGTGGCGGGCGGCCGTGAGTTTGGTTAGTATTAAATTGCAAAAAGTTGGATTTATTTGTACTGAAAAGGTGAGGAGATATGTGGTGAATGATTATAATCATCCCATGAAAGAATGTGGAAATGGATTCTTCAGAATTTATATTATTAATTCCACTAATGCAGTTGATGTGATGAGATGGGTTGGTTAGCAATACTGAGGCCACTGGATGACTCTGCGATTTCTGGATGTGCTCTATAACAGTTGTATTGCAGCATCCATTTTTTTCCCGTCTCGAGCTCACTTTAATTCCTATCGTTTCGACCAAAAAAAAGGGTTCCCTTTTCATAAGAGGGGACGCGAGATTAAGTGTGTCGTGACAAAGAAATGGCTATTGGCATGTAAAAGTCGAACTCCACACCATCCACGAACAGGTTTCTTAGGCTACAAATGCTACAAACGACTCCAAGACTCAATTATACATTGGAATGGAGTAATACTTTCTGTATGGTTTCCTAGTTGTTGTACTTTTTCCAAAGTTGGGGTGTATAGTTACAAACCAAAACCAAGTTGCATTCATATATCAAATCGTGTATAGCGAAACGAATCTATATGATGTTATACTAAATTATATGTAAAAAGTACAACAATCGTACAACTACGTGAAACTAGCAGCCGCACAGTGCTGAAGTCTCAACCGTCCCTAGCTGATGGTTGAGTTTTTGTCGAGGAGTGTATAAACGGAACACTACAG from Coffea eugenioides isolate CCC68of chromosome 8, Ceug_1.0, whole genome shotgun sequence encodes the following:
- the LOC113779377 gene encoding mitochondrial import inner membrane translocase subunit TIM17-2-like, giving the protein MGSPEHSREPCPDRILDDVGGAFGMGAVGGSAYHFLKGIYNSPKGERLIGGTQAIRMNAPRVGGSFAVWGGLFSTFDCTMVYLRQKEDPWNSIFAGAATGGLLQMRQGFGAASRSAMFGGVLLALIEGAGIMVNKLMNAQQMQQMEMQVPHMAGAPGYPMGQLPGQAPVNVEGLRTGSSASSSSASSSGSSWFGGFFGGGKEEEAGSSSGSKTQVLESFDAPSPPTFEFK